The proteins below are encoded in one region of Bacillus vallismortis:
- a CDS encoding GyrI-like domain-containing protein, with translation MSFSHMTHLEQKRFAGLSQRTTNALEMTEQRRIPALWDQFWQLDMSALFSQAEKDQNIIALYSNYEQETNGLYTFSVGTFQKESSTLSEPYETIDLPASDYAVFTSRIGPIEEVVLETWKEIWSWDKRHLRTFTGDFEMYDQSAAVPQRAQVRIYVAIKHS, from the coding sequence ATGAGTTTTTCACATATGACACACTTAGAACAGAAACGGTTTGCCGGGCTTTCACAACGGACCACCAATGCTTTGGAAATGACGGAACAAAGGCGGATTCCGGCACTGTGGGATCAATTCTGGCAGCTCGATATGAGCGCTCTATTCTCGCAGGCTGAGAAAGATCAAAACATTATCGCCTTATATTCCAATTACGAACAGGAGACGAATGGGCTCTACACATTTTCAGTCGGTACGTTTCAGAAGGAAAGTAGCACTCTTTCGGAACCCTATGAAACCATTGATTTGCCAGCTTCCGATTATGCCGTTTTCACTTCCAGAATCGGTCCTATTGAAGAAGTTGTGCTTGAAACGTGGAAGGAAATTTGGTCTTGGGATAAGCGTCATCTCCGCACATTTACAGGTGACTTTGAAATGTACGATCAAAGTGCAGCAGTACCTCAGCGGGCGCAAGTTCGCATATATGTCGCCATAAAACACTCATGA
- the czrA gene encoding Zn(II)-responsive metalloregulatory transcriptional repressor CzrA — MTEFREMERAAADLDEETLFLVAQTFKALSDPTRIRILHLLSQGEHAVNGIAEKLNLLQSTVSHQLRFLKNLRLVKSRREGTSIYYSPEDEHVLDVLQQMIHHTQHD, encoded by the coding sequence ATGACTGAATTTAGAGAAATGGAGCGGGCGGCTGCTGATCTGGACGAGGAAACCTTGTTTCTTGTCGCGCAAACGTTCAAAGCGCTTTCTGATCCGACCAGAATCAGGATTCTCCATTTATTATCCCAAGGTGAACATGCTGTAAACGGAATTGCAGAAAAACTGAATTTATTGCAATCCACCGTTTCCCACCAGCTCAGATTCTTAAAAAATCTCCGGCTTGTCAAATCGCGAAGAGAAGGAACATCCATTTATTACTCTCCGGAGGATGAACACGTTTTAGATGTTCTTCAGCAAATGATCCATCATACCCAACATGATTAA
- the csk22 gene encoding mother cell-specific sporulation protein Csk22, with translation MHLTLQSIYPAMIIIFFLYKKIKRSIGYQPLRPRWLFTRMILFSLFAFGLSIFSIIHPSLYGYLIFGTLGGWLLVFFAKRNISFEKRRGKIYFRTHIWVEMILLTLFLSRFLYRVTELYHTSPDLNSLGSYSQSIGTDPLTIGVFFLIAVYYIGFSSFVIKLSRNELDQNGQNKAKDILAR, from the coding sequence ATGCATCTTACACTTCAAAGCATTTATCCTGCCATGATTATTATCTTTTTTCTGTATAAAAAAATTAAAAGGTCCATCGGATATCAGCCGCTGAGGCCTCGCTGGCTGTTCACCCGTATGATTCTTTTCTCACTGTTTGCTTTCGGTCTTTCAATCTTCAGCATCATTCATCCGTCTTTATATGGTTATCTCATTTTCGGCACTCTTGGCGGCTGGCTTCTTGTCTTTTTCGCCAAAAGAAACATCTCCTTTGAAAAACGCAGAGGAAAAATTTACTTTCGCACTCATATTTGGGTAGAAATGATTCTTTTAACCTTATTCCTTTCTAGATTTCTGTATCGAGTGACAGAGCTGTATCATACTTCACCTGATTTAAACAGCCTTGGATCGTACAGTCAGTCAATCGGAACGGATCCTCTGACAATTGGCGTCTTTTTTCTAATAGCTGTTTATTATATCGGTTTTTCTTCGTTCGTCATCAAGCTCAGCAGAAACGAACTCGATCAGAACGGACAGAATAAAGCAAAAGACATCCTTGCCCGCTAA
- a CDS encoding lysozyme family protein, producing the protein MKKKRKGCFAAAGFMMIFVFVTASFLFVLLFFNRDLIKKLPIDTKMIVLERLTDYKPLVEDELENQGLTNYTSLILGMMYQESKGKGNDPMQSSESLGLKRNEITDPQLSVKQGIKQFTLMYKTGKEKGMDLDTIIQSYNMGAGYIDFVAEHGGTHTEELAKQYSEQQVKRNPDLYTCGGNVNNFRYPYCYGDYTYAEKVKEKTKTVEESLQVATLETMESEAHK; encoded by the coding sequence GTGAAGAAAAAGAGAAAAGGCTGTTTCGCTGCTGCGGGTTTTATGATGATTTTTGTCTTTGTCACCGCCTCTTTTTTATTCGTCTTGCTTTTTTTTAACCGGGATTTAATCAAGAAACTTCCGATTGACACGAAAATGATTGTTTTGGAACGTTTAACTGATTATAAACCGCTGGTGGAAGACGAGCTTGAAAATCAAGGACTCACCAATTATACATCACTCATACTTGGCATGATGTATCAGGAGTCAAAAGGAAAAGGCAATGATCCTATGCAGTCCTCTGAATCTCTGGGGTTAAAACGCAATGAGATCACAGACCCTCAACTCAGTGTTAAACAAGGCATCAAGCAATTTACCCTCATGTACAAGACCGGTAAGGAAAAAGGTATGGATTTGGATACCATTATTCAAAGCTACAACATGGGGGCAGGTTACATTGATTTTGTAGCTGAACATGGAGGAACGCATACTGAGGAATTGGCAAAACAATACTCCGAGCAGCAAGTCAAAAGAAATCCCGATCTGTATACTTGCGGGGGAAATGTGAATAATTTCCGCTATCCGTATTGCTACGGTGATTATACGTATGCAGAAAAAGTAAAAGAAAAAACAAAAACTGTTGAAGAATCTTTACAGGTTGCAACACTTGAAACCATGGAATCAGAGGCCCATAAATAG
- a CDS encoding S66 family peptidase, giving the protein MYASKLKKGDEIRIVSPATSMSLLSNETKIQAKTALERLGYRVTIAEHANECNEFDSSSIESRVHDLHAAFFDPGVKAILTTLGGFNSNQLLRYLDYDKIKQHPKILCGYSDITALCNAIYQKTGLVTYSGPHFSTFAMKKGLDYTKEYFLSCCASDSPFEVHPSGEWSDDRWYLDQENRRFYPHEGPVVIQEGFAEGTLIGGNLCTLNLLQGTEYFPETENSILLIEDDHMSDIHMFDRDLQSLIHLPAFYHVKAILIGRFQKASNVSIEQVKAMIGTKKELSGLPIIANINAGHTSPIATFPIGGTCRIEAVSGASRIWIDKH; this is encoded by the coding sequence ATGTACGCCTCAAAACTGAAAAAGGGAGACGAAATCCGGATCGTGTCTCCCGCGACCAGCATGTCTCTATTATCAAATGAAACAAAAATTCAAGCAAAAACGGCGTTAGAACGATTAGGTTATCGGGTAACCATTGCTGAACATGCAAATGAATGTAACGAGTTTGATTCATCCTCTATTGAATCAAGAGTCCATGATCTGCACGCTGCCTTTTTCGATCCAGGTGTCAAAGCGATTTTAACGACACTCGGCGGTTTCAATTCAAATCAGCTGCTGCGTTATCTTGATTACGATAAAATCAAACAGCATCCAAAAATTCTGTGCGGGTATTCCGATATCACGGCTCTTTGCAACGCCATCTATCAAAAAACGGGCCTTGTTACGTATTCAGGCCCCCACTTCTCAACATTCGCAATGAAAAAAGGACTCGACTATACAAAAGAGTATTTTCTTTCTTGCTGCGCTTCGGACAGTCCGTTTGAGGTTCACCCTTCTGGCGAATGGAGCGATGATCGCTGGTATTTGGATCAAGAAAACAGGCGCTTTTATCCTCATGAAGGCCCTGTTGTGATCCAAGAGGGTTTTGCGGAAGGCACCTTGATTGGCGGAAACCTATGCACACTTAATTTGCTGCAGGGAACGGAGTATTTTCCTGAAACAGAGAATTCCATCTTATTGATTGAAGATGATCATATGTCAGACATCCATATGTTTGACCGTGATCTGCAATCGCTCATCCACCTCCCCGCTTTTTATCATGTGAAGGCGATTTTGATCGGCCGATTTCAAAAAGCATCCAATGTATCAATAGAACAGGTAAAAGCCATGATTGGAACAAAAAAAGAATTATCCGGCCTCCCAATCATCGCAAATATAAATGCCGGCCACACCTCACCAATTGCCACGTTTCCTATAGGGGGAACATGCAGGATAGAAGCTGTTTCAGGTGCATCACGAATATGGATCGATAAACATTAA
- the desR gene encoding two-component system response regulator DesR — translation MIRIFIAEDQQMLLGALGSLLNLEDDMEVVGKGTNGQDAVDFVKTHQPDVCIMDIEMPGKTGLEAAEELKNTGCNIIILTTFTRPGYFQRAIKAGVKGYLLKDSPSEELASAIRSVMNGKRIYAPELMEDIYSEANPLTDREKEVLELVADGKNTKEIAQELSIKSGTVRNYISMILDKLEVKNRIEAITRSKEKGWFK, via the coding sequence ATGATTCGAATATTTATTGCGGAAGATCAGCAAATGCTCTTAGGCGCTTTAGGATCACTTCTGAATTTAGAAGATGATATGGAAGTCGTCGGCAAAGGGACAAACGGTCAAGACGCTGTTGATTTTGTCAAAACACATCAGCCTGATGTATGCATCATGGACATAGAAATGCCTGGAAAAACGGGGCTTGAAGCTGCTGAGGAGTTAAAAAATACAGGCTGCAACATTATAATCTTAACCACTTTTACCAGACCCGGCTACTTTCAGAGAGCCATTAAAGCTGGCGTTAAGGGCTATTTGTTGAAAGACAGCCCGAGCGAAGAGCTCGCGAGCGCCATCCGAAGCGTCATGAACGGAAAACGCATTTATGCACCTGAGTTGATGGAAGACATATACAGCGAAGCTAATCCTCTTACAGACAGAGAAAAAGAAGTGCTCGAACTTGTCGCTGACGGTAAAAACACAAAAGAAATCGCTCAGGAGCTCAGCATCAAAAGCGGGACAGTTCGAAATTATATCTCAATGATTCTAGACAAACTTGAAGTAAAAAACCGAATAGAAGCCATTACCCGCTCAAAGGAGAAAGGCTGGTTTAAATAA
- a CDS encoding helix-turn-helix transcriptional regulator: MKLERLLAMVVLLISKKQVQAAELAEMFEVSVRTIYRDIETINRAGIPIVTSQGSGGGIGIMESYRLEREWLKEEELFAIASALQSVSSMYEPASHSTAYQKIKHLIPEKSAEAFQHQTEKWFIDMTAWGQTEDQKALRENISAAIDQLSTISFTYTNASGETLHRQTEPYTLVCKAGHWYLYAYCLIRNDFRFFKLNRMNDLTILYQSFTRKDIQLDTLPWDKNWYQKDRLTELVILVQPAARQRIREWFGNEVLHYDKDEICRAVISLPDDQWLIGFLLQFGKDIEILKPLHIRDKVKDTIHQMQKVYET; encoded by the coding sequence ATGAAATTGGAACGTTTGTTAGCAATGGTTGTGTTATTAATCAGTAAAAAACAAGTACAGGCCGCTGAACTTGCTGAGATGTTTGAAGTATCTGTAAGAACAATTTACCGTGATATTGAGACGATCAATAGAGCTGGTATTCCAATTGTGACCTCACAGGGCTCCGGAGGCGGAATTGGCATTATGGAGTCGTATCGGCTTGAGAGAGAGTGGCTGAAAGAGGAGGAGTTATTTGCGATTGCTTCTGCTTTGCAGAGTGTCTCGTCTATGTATGAACCCGCCTCTCACAGTACAGCTTATCAAAAAATCAAGCATCTTATACCGGAGAAGTCTGCTGAAGCATTTCAGCACCAAACTGAAAAATGGTTTATTGACATGACGGCTTGGGGCCAAACTGAGGATCAAAAGGCGCTTCGTGAGAATATCAGCGCCGCCATTGATCAATTGTCAACCATATCATTTACATATACAAACGCAAGCGGGGAAACACTTCATCGTCAAACGGAACCTTACACGTTGGTTTGCAAGGCGGGACACTGGTATTTATACGCCTATTGCCTGATTAGAAACGATTTTCGCTTTTTTAAATTGAATCGGATGAATGATCTGACCATTTTATATCAATCATTCACCAGAAAAGACATTCAGCTGGATACCTTGCCATGGGATAAGAATTGGTACCAAAAGGACCGCTTAACTGAACTGGTCATTCTTGTTCAGCCGGCAGCACGCCAGCGCATACGGGAATGGTTCGGAAATGAAGTTCTTCATTATGATAAAGATGAAATTTGCCGGGCAGTCATTTCTCTTCCAGACGATCAATGGCTGATCGGGTTTTTGCTGCAGTTCGGAAAGGATATTGAGATTCTGAAGCCTCTCCATATACGGGATAAAGTAAAAGATACCATTCATCAAATGCAAAAAGTTTATGAAACCTGA
- the desK gene encoding two-component sensor histidine kinase DesK: protein MIKKHFTFQKLNGITPYIWTIFFILPFYFIWKSSSTFVIIIGIILTLLFFSVYRFAFVSKGWSIYLWAFLLIGISTASITLFSYIYFAFFIAYFIGNIKERVPFHILYYVHLISAAVAANFSLVLKKEFFLTQIPFVVITLISAILLPFSIRSRKERERLEEKLEDANERIAELVKLEERQRIARDLHDTLGQKLSLIGLKSDLARKLIYKDPEQATRELKSVQQTARTSLNEVRKIVSSMKGIRLKDEIINIKQILEAAGITFIYEEDQLPKNISLLNENILSMCLKEAVTNVVKHSQAKNCRVDIQQLWKEVVITVTDDGTFQGEEKYFSKGHGLLGMRERLEFANGHLHIDTKNGTTLTMSIPNNSK from the coding sequence ATGATTAAAAAGCATTTTACATTTCAAAAACTAAACGGGATTACGCCCTATATATGGACGATATTTTTCATCCTCCCCTTCTACTTTATATGGAAATCATCATCTACATTTGTTATCATCATCGGCATCATTTTGACGCTTTTGTTTTTTTCGGTATATCGATTTGCTTTTGTTTCAAAAGGCTGGTCCATTTATTTGTGGGCGTTTTTGTTAATCGGCATTTCAACCGCCTCGATTACGCTGTTCAGTTATATTTATTTTGCTTTTTTTATCGCGTATTTTATTGGAAACATAAAAGAACGTGTCCCTTTTCATATTTTATATTACGTCCATTTAATAAGCGCAGCCGTTGCAGCCAATTTCAGCCTCGTATTAAAAAAAGAATTCTTTCTGACTCAGATCCCTTTTGTCGTCATTACCCTCATTAGCGCGATTTTATTGCCCTTCAGTATCAGAAGCCGCAAGGAACGCGAACGACTGGAAGAAAAACTAGAGGATGCAAATGAACGGATTGCTGAGCTGGTGAAATTAGAAGAGCGGCAGCGAATTGCCCGTGACCTCCACGACACACTAGGGCAAAAGCTGTCTCTCATCGGTTTAAAAAGTGACTTGGCGAGAAAATTGATATACAAAGATCCTGAACAAGCAACACGTGAACTGAAAAGCGTTCAGCAAACAGCGAGAACGTCTTTAAATGAAGTCAGAAAAATCGTATCTTCCATGAAAGGCATCCGGCTCAAGGATGAAATCATAAACATTAAACAAATTCTTGAAGCAGCCGGCATTACGTTTATCTACGAGGAAGATCAATTGCCAAAAAATATCTCATTGCTTAATGAAAACATATTGAGCATGTGCTTAAAAGAAGCTGTCACTAATGTCGTCAAACACAGCCAAGCTAAGAACTGCCGAGTCGACATTCAGCAGCTCTGGAAGGAAGTTGTCATTACAGTGACTGATGATGGAACATTTCAAGGTGAAGAGAAGTACTTTTCAAAAGGACACGGCCTGCTTGGCATGAGAGAACGTCTTGAATTCGCAAACGGACACCTTCACATTGATACAAAAAACGGCACCACGCTTACCATGTCAATTCCTAATAACTCTAAATAA
- a CDS encoding GNAT family N-acetyltransferase, whose amino-acid sequence MFTVKEKNREELEEELHDLEFQIYRMQENMKDLSKDAKVLGIDQSKHEEWMIVSSIDDGQTCKIMLTDCKTAYRGKDCFSLVASYKEDAIHIGDIKGPPNHGFGSICMKYIKDIARDHNIPKVTGDIAKRDWNHVDRLIHFYEKHEFTVCIDHDTQSGSIKWVDL is encoded by the coding sequence TTGTTTACTGTTAAAGAAAAAAATCGCGAAGAACTAGAGGAAGAACTGCATGATTTAGAATTTCAAATTTACCGCATGCAGGAGAATATGAAGGATCTATCTAAAGATGCCAAAGTGCTTGGTATTGATCAATCGAAACATGAAGAATGGATGATTGTTTCCTCGATTGATGATGGCCAAACATGCAAAATTATGCTTACTGATTGTAAAACGGCTTATAGAGGAAAAGACTGTTTTTCACTTGTAGCGTCCTACAAGGAAGATGCCATTCATATCGGCGACATAAAAGGCCCTCCGAATCACGGGTTTGGTTCCATTTGTATGAAATATATAAAAGATATCGCCAGAGACCACAATATCCCAAAAGTCACCGGGGACATTGCCAAACGGGATTGGAATCATGTAGACCGGCTGATTCATTTTTATGAAAAACATGAATTTACAGTATGCATTGATCATGATACACAATCAGGCAGCATTAAGTGGGTTGATTTGTAA
- a CDS encoding IS1182 family transposase yields the protein MFHTRNSSQNAAEFVLLDQLVEEDHLLRKIDKHIDFSFIIEKVKPYYSENKGRPSLDPLILFKMMFIGYLYGIRSERQLEKEIYYNMAYRWFLGLNINDPVPHHSTISWNRRTRFKDTTIFQDIFDEVVLQAINHDMVGGRVLFTDSTHLKANANKHKYTRKTIEQDTQNYIKDLNEAIQEDREEHGKKPLPAKEEVKAEKEIRHSTTDPESGYMYRENKPEGFFYLDHRTTDMKHNIITDAYVTPGNVHDSVPYLDRLDHQIARFDFEVEAVALDSGYLTTPICKGLADRHIFGVIAHRRYHPTRGLFPKWKFHYDSEKDRYICPNQQTLTYSTTDRKGYRSYKSNPETCSACPLLEQCTRSKHRQKVITRHVWEDHKEKVRQNRLSVSGKTLYKKRKEKIERSFADSKQLHGLRYCRLRGKRNVSEQVLLTAACQNMKKIATYLAKQS from the coding sequence ATGTTCCACACAAGAAATTCTTCTCAAAACGCAGCTGAATTTGTTCTGCTTGACCAACTCGTCGAAGAGGATCACCTGCTTCGAAAAATTGATAAACACATTGACTTCTCTTTTATCATTGAAAAGGTTAAGCCTTACTACAGCGAAAACAAAGGCCGCCCCTCACTCGATCCGCTGATTTTATTCAAAATGATGTTTATCGGCTACCTCTACGGTATCCGTTCAGAAAGACAGCTTGAAAAAGAAATTTATTACAATATGGCGTACAGATGGTTTTTGGGCCTGAATATCAATGACCCAGTTCCGCACCACTCCACCATCAGCTGGAACAGACGCACACGCTTTAAAGATACAACGATTTTCCAAGACATTTTTGATGAGGTCGTTCTTCAGGCCATCAATCATGATATGGTGGGCGGACGTGTCCTTTTCACTGATTCAACTCATCTGAAAGCCAATGCCAACAAGCACAAATACACAAGAAAAACGATTGAACAGGATACACAAAACTATATCAAAGATTTAAATGAAGCCATTCAAGAAGATCGAGAGGAGCACGGAAAAAAGCCATTACCGGCCAAAGAGGAGGTGAAAGCTGAAAAAGAGATCCGCCACAGTACCACTGATCCGGAAAGTGGTTATATGTATCGCGAAAACAAACCGGAGGGTTTCTTTTACTTAGATCACCGAACAACGGATATGAAACATAACATTATCACCGACGCCTATGTTACGCCTGGAAATGTCCATGATTCTGTGCCTTATCTTGACCGATTAGATCACCAAATTGCACGATTTGATTTTGAAGTAGAAGCCGTCGCTCTTGATTCTGGTTATTTGACGACTCCGATCTGTAAAGGGTTAGCTGACCGCCATATTTTTGGCGTTATTGCGCATAGACGATATCACCCTACTAGAGGCTTGTTTCCAAAATGGAAGTTTCATTATGACAGTGAAAAAGACAGATACATTTGCCCGAACCAGCAAACACTTACATACTCAACAACTGACCGAAAAGGCTACCGGTCATATAAATCAAATCCTGAAACCTGTTCCGCGTGCCCATTGCTTGAACAATGCACAAGATCAAAGCACCGCCAAAAGGTCATCACCCGGCATGTATGGGAGGACCACAAAGAAAAGGTCAGACAAAATCGCTTATCTGTTTCAGGAAAAACCCTCTATAAAAAAAGAAAAGAAAAAATAGAGCGAAGCTTTGCAGATTCAAAACAGCTGCATGGGCTTCGCTATTGCAGGTTGAGGGGAAAACGGAATGTGAGTGAACAAGTTCTCCTCACAGCCGCATGCCAGAACATGAAGAAGATTGCCACATACCTAGCTAAGCAGAGCTAG
- a CDS encoding VLRF1 family aeRF1-type release factor: MAIDSLIKKLHYVQLEPPDKILSLYLNTDMRDPEQQGGEWKIALKSGFGRLKEYLAASDPEEEKCLEGIRTKINQYLNKMGKDMPRSLVFFVSDSGIWEPIKLQIPVETRFYWEETAVLDQLRDLRQTYPSTAFILTQQHEVKIIETVLGKIEAVEHYEYDIINESWENRHSSAEKAVPFEEDRMREHVTENQTRLYKRLAANLDQKAAAKRWERMVIAGDKETADILDQHMNKPIHSKIQKNLLNENEHKAVEHLIKEA, translated from the coding sequence ATGGCGATTGATTCATTGATTAAGAAATTACACTATGTCCAATTGGAACCGCCCGATAAAATTCTCTCCCTATATCTCAATACAGACATGAGAGATCCCGAGCAGCAGGGGGGAGAATGGAAGATTGCCCTAAAGTCAGGATTTGGCCGATTAAAAGAGTATTTGGCAGCAAGTGATCCAGAGGAAGAGAAGTGTCTGGAAGGGATCAGAACGAAGATTAATCAATACCTTAATAAAATGGGGAAGGATATGCCCCGAAGTCTCGTGTTTTTTGTTTCCGATAGCGGTATATGGGAACCAATAAAGCTACAAATCCCTGTAGAAACAAGATTTTACTGGGAAGAAACAGCTGTTCTGGATCAGTTGAGGGATTTGCGTCAAACATACCCAAGCACGGCGTTTATTTTAACGCAGCAGCATGAAGTGAAAATTATTGAAACCGTTTTAGGTAAAATTGAGGCGGTTGAGCATTATGAGTATGATATCATCAATGAGTCTTGGGAGAATCGCCATTCCTCTGCAGAAAAAGCGGTGCCGTTTGAAGAGGATCGAATGAGGGAACATGTAACGGAAAACCAAACAAGACTGTATAAGCGGCTGGCTGCCAACCTTGATCAAAAAGCAGCCGCGAAAAGATGGGAACGAATGGTTATCGCCGGTGATAAAGAAACAGCGGATATTTTGGATCAGCATATGAATAAACCGATTCATTCGAAAATCCAAAAGAACCTGTTGAATGAAAATGAACATAAAGCTGTTGAGCATTTAATCAAAGAGGCGTGA
- the desE gene encoding fatty acid desaturase DesE — MTEQTTAQKQKQLTKQVAAFAKPETKNSLIQLSNTFIPFFGLWFLAYLCLNVSYLLTIALTVIAAGFLTRIFIIFHDCCHQSFFKQKRYNHILGFVTGVLTLFPYLQWQHSHSIHHATSSNLDKRGTGDIWMLTVNEYQAASRRTKLAYRLYRNPFVMFILGPIYVFLITNRFNKKGARRKERVNTYLTNLAIVALAAVCCLIFGWQSFLLVQGPIFLISGSIGVWLFYVQHTFEDSYFEADENWSYVQAAVEGSSFYKLPKLLQWLTGNIGYHHVHHLSPKVPNYKLEVAHEHHEPLKNVPTITLKTSLQSLGFRLWDEDKKQFVSFRDIKHIPSSLPPDSTEKQKLRNA; from the coding sequence ATGACTGAACAAACCACTGCGCAAAAACAAAAACAGCTGACAAAGCAAGTCGCTGCTTTTGCTAAGCCCGAAACAAAAAACAGCCTGATTCAGCTTTCGAACACGTTTATTCCTTTCTTTGGACTATGGTTTCTTGCTTATCTGTGCCTCAATGTCTCCTATCTCCTTACGATAGCATTAACAGTGATTGCCGCAGGATTTTTGACAAGGATCTTTATCATCTTCCATGACTGCTGCCATCAATCATTTTTCAAACAAAAGCGCTATAACCACATACTCGGTTTTGTGACTGGTGTCCTGACTCTCTTCCCTTATCTTCAATGGCAGCACAGCCATTCGATTCATCATGCGACAAGCAGCAATCTGGATAAACGCGGAACAGGAGACATCTGGATGTTAACTGTAAACGAATATCAAGCTGCATCCAGACGAACAAAGCTTGCATACAGACTTTATAGAAATCCGTTTGTCATGTTTATTCTCGGACCGATTTATGTTTTTCTGATTACGAACCGTTTTAACAAAAAAGGGGCAAGACGTAAGGAGCGTGTTAACACTTACCTTACAAATCTGGCAATCGTGGCATTGGCTGCTGTTTGCTGCCTAATCTTTGGCTGGCAATCGTTTTTACTGGTGCAAGGCCCTATTTTTCTGATCTCAGGCTCAATCGGTGTATGGCTCTTTTATGTGCAGCATACCTTTGAAGATTCTTACTTTGAAGCGGATGAAAATTGGAGTTACGTGCAGGCAGCTGTGGAAGGCAGTTCATTTTACAAACTCCCGAAACTGCTTCAATGGCTCACAGGAAATATCGGGTACCACCACGTACACCATTTGAGCCCCAAGGTTCCTAACTATAAGCTTGAAGTTGCACATGAACATCACGAGCCATTAAAAAACGTACCGACAATCACCTTAAAAACGAGTTTGCAGTCACTTGGTTTCCGCCTTTGGGATGAAGATAAAAAACAATTTGTATCATTTCGGGATATCAAACATATCCCTTCCAGCCTTCCGCCTGATTCAACAGAAAAACAAAAGCTGCGGAACGCCTGA
- a CDS encoding DUF420 domain-containing protein yields the protein MNQTENKPKNYTGIVLTLTVLINGLIAVLFFMPKLDQFSHANIHILPMLNAIFNSFTFIFLLAALMMIKQKNIKAHKRFILAAFTTTLLFLVCYVVYHSIAENTLYGGEGIMRPIYFFILISHIVLSAVIVPLALFTLIRGFSMQVERHKKIARWTMPLWLYVSLTGVIVYLMISPYY from the coding sequence ATGAATCAAACAGAAAATAAACCGAAAAATTATACGGGGATTGTCCTTACGCTGACAGTTCTGATTAACGGTTTAATCGCAGTGCTGTTTTTTATGCCTAAATTAGACCAGTTCAGCCATGCGAATATTCACATTTTGCCAATGCTGAATGCGATATTCAACAGCTTTACATTTATCTTTTTATTGGCCGCGCTGATGATGATTAAACAGAAAAATATTAAAGCTCATAAACGCTTTATTCTAGCAGCTTTTACAACAACATTACTATTTTTGGTTTGTTATGTTGTTTACCATTCGATCGCGGAGAATACGCTGTATGGCGGGGAAGGTATCATGCGTCCGATTTACTTCTTTATCTTAATTTCGCATATCGTCCTTTCTGCAGTCATTGTGCCGCTTGCGCTGTTTACACTGATCAGAGGCTTTAGCATGCAGGTCGAGCGCCATAAAAAAATAGCCAGATGGACAATGCCTTTGTGGCTGTATGTAAGTCTTACAGGCGTTATTGTATATCTGATGATATCACCGTATTATTAA